The window CGCCCCGCGACGGCAGACGGGCGGGCCGCCCCCTGGGGGTGGCCCGCCCGCGTCAACCTATCGCACGCCCACGGCGGGGCACCGGTTCCGGAGGAGCCGGAGCCGGTGCGTTCGGGGCGGTCAGGCCCCGGTGGAGTGGAAGCCGCCGTCGACGTGGACGATCTCGCCGGTGGTGGCGGGGAACCAGTCCGACAGCAGCGCCACGACCGCCTTGGCCGCGGGCTCGGGGTTGGTGACGTCCCAGCCCAGCGGGGCGCGCTCGGGCCAGTGCTTGGCCAGCTCGGAGAACCCGGGGATGCTGCGGGCGGCCATGGTGCTCAGCGGCCCGGCGGAGACCAGGTTGACCCGGATGTTCTGGTCGCCGACGTAGCGGGCCAGGTAGCGGGCGGTGGAGGTCAGCGCGGACTTGGCCACGCCCATCCAGTCGTAGATGGGGTAGGAGACGCTGTTGTCGAAGTCCAGGGCCACGACCGAGCCGCCGTCCTTCATCAGCGGCAGCAGCGAGGTGGTCAGCGACTTCAGGGAGAAGGTCGAGGTGTGCATGGCCGTGGCCACGTCCGACCACGCGGTGTTGAGGAAGTTGCCGCCCAGGGCGTCCTGCGGGGTGAAACCGATGGAGTGCACGACGCCGTCGAGGCCGTCCACGTGCTCGCCGACGCGGGCGGCCAGGGTGGAGAGCTGCTCGTCGTCGGTGACGTCCAGCTCCAGGATCGGGGGCGTCTCGGGCAGGCGCTTGGCGATGCGCTCCACCAGGCTCAGGCGGCCGTAGCCGGTGAGCACGACCGTGGCGCCCTGCTCCTGGGCCAGGCGGGCCACGTGGAAGCCGATGGAGGAGTCGGTGAGCACACCGGTGACGAGGATGCGCTTGCCTTCGAGGATTCCCATGTTCGGGTCGTCCGTCCTGTCTGTGGTCCGTTGCGGAAGGGGAGCCCTTCCGGTGGCTGAAGGGAAAAAGGGGGGCGGACCCGGTCAGTGGCCCATGCCCAGGCCGCCGTCGACGGGGATCACGGCGCCGGAGATGTAGGCGCCGCCGGGCCCGGCGAGGAAGCCCACCGTCCTGGCGATGTCCTCGGAGGAGCCGAGGCGGCCCAGGGGGACGTTCTTCTTGATCTCGGCCTGGCGCTCCTCGGACAGGGCCGCGGTCATGTCGGTCTCGATGAAGCCGGGGGCGACGATGTTGACCGTGATGTTGCGCGAGCCCAGCTCGCGGGCCAGGGAGCGGCCGAAGCCGACGAGCCCGGCCTTGGAGGCGGCGTAGTTGACCTGGCCGCCGGAGCCGAGGAGGCCCACGACGGAGGAGATGAGGACGATGCGGCCCGAGCGCTTGCGCATCATGCCGCGCACGGCGCGCTTGGCCACGCGGAAGGCGCCGGTGAGGTTGGTGTCCAGCACGGAGGAGAACTCGTCCTCGCTCATCAGGGCCAGCAGCTGGTCCTTGGTGATGCCGGCGTTGGCCACGAGCACCTCGACGGGGCCCTGCGCCTCCTCGACCTCCTTGAAGGCGGCGTCGACCTGGGCGGAGTCGGTGATGTCGCAGCGGACGCCCAGCAGACCCTCCGGGGGCTCG is drawn from Nocardiopsis dassonvillei subsp. dassonvillei DSM 43111 and contains these coding sequences:
- the fabG gene encoding beta-ketoacyl-ACP reductase; protein product: MSRSVLVTGGSRGIGLAIARELAAGGDDVAVTYRSGEPPEGLLGVRCDITDSAQVDAAFKEVEEAQGPVEVLVANAGITKDQLLALMSEDEFSSVLDTNLTGAFRVAKRAVRGMMRKRSGRIVLISSVVGLLGSGGQVNYAASKAGLVGFGRSLARELGSRNITVNIVAPGFIETDMTAALSEERQAEIKKNVPLGRLGSSEDIARTVGFLAGPGGAYISGAVIPVDGGLGMGH
- the fabI gene encoding enoyl-ACP reductase FabI, with translation MGILEGKRILVTGVLTDSSIGFHVARLAQEQGATVVLTGYGRLSLVERIAKRLPETPPILELDVTDDEQLSTLAARVGEHVDGLDGVVHSIGFTPQDALGGNFLNTAWSDVATAMHTSTFSLKSLTTSLLPLMKDGGSVVALDFDNSVSYPIYDWMGVAKSALTSTARYLARYVGDQNIRVNLVSAGPLSTMAARSIPGFSELAKHWPERAPLGWDVTNPEPAAKAVVALLSDWFPATTGEIVHVDGGFHSTGA